In the Geobacter sp. FeAm09 genome, one interval contains:
- a CDS encoding flagellar motor protein MotB, protein MALKREPEKHPNHERWLVSYGDLLTLLLAVFVVLYAMSLADKKKVEEVAESLRESFGYSKASLGAKPVVIESGNISVIPSIKPQSLPVQHQAQGRQRTHATEKDFGTIKASLDAYLTKSGNREKVSIDITRRGLVVSLKEAGFFDSGRARVKEESEELFRVIAESLSHYSNPYRIEGHTDNVPIHTGQFRSNWELSTARATNVLQILVDSYDFDPAAMSAAGYGEYRSVADNGVAEGRARNRRVDIVMLSSGGEADEPGVGGKPQADRGAGRR, encoded by the coding sequence ATGGCATTGAAACGGGAACCGGAAAAACACCCCAACCACGAGCGCTGGCTGGTTTCGTATGGCGACCTGCTGACCCTGCTGCTGGCGGTCTTCGTGGTCCTGTACGCCATGTCCCTGGCCGATAAGAAGAAGGTTGAAGAGGTGGCGGAATCGCTGCGGGAATCCTTCGGGTATTCCAAAGCGTCCCTCGGGGCAAAGCCGGTGGTGATCGAATCCGGGAATATCAGCGTCATTCCGAGTATCAAGCCCCAAAGTCTGCCGGTGCAGCATCAGGCTCAGGGGCGGCAGCGAACCCATGCGACGGAGAAGGACTTCGGAACGATCAAGGCGTCCCTGGACGCCTACCTGACCAAGAGCGGCAACAGGGAGAAGGTGAGCATCGACATCACCCGCAGGGGGTTGGTGGTGAGCCTCAAGGAGGCGGGGTTCTTCGATTCGGGCCGCGCCCGGGTCAAGGAGGAATCGGAGGAGCTTTTCCGCGTGATCGCCGAATCCCTGTCCCATTATTCCAATCCCTACCGGATCGAGGGGCATACGGACAATGTGCCGATCCACACCGGCCAGTTCCGTTCCAACTGGGAACTTTCAACGGCACGTGCCACCAATGTCCTCCAAATACTGGTGGATTCCTACGATTTCGATCCGGCCGCCATGTCGGCGGCGGGGTACGGCGAGTACCGCTCCGTGGCCGACAATGGCGTTGCGGAGGGCAGGGCCAGGAACCGGCGGGTCGATATCGTGATGCTGTCGTCGGGAGGCGAGGCGGATGAGCCGGGAGTCGGCGGGAAGCCGCAGGCGGACAGGGGCGCCGGGAGGCGGTAA
- a CDS encoding TetR/AcrR family transcriptional regulator, translating into MAQSEKRGEIVRATMELVAECGFHDAPIAAIAARANVGAGTIYRYFANKDILINEIYLEIEERLMAHVLAGYRPERPIRERFLHLGGGVLSYFIHHPVEFHYFEQFHISPYGGAFRRERLLERPEHHDVFVALFREGAEQQVVKKLPLMMLVSLLFGPLFTVARDHILGFVPLDDHLVETVIATCWDAIRQ; encoded by the coding sequence ATGGCACAATCGGAAAAACGCGGTGAGATCGTTCGTGCGACAATGGAACTGGTCGCGGAGTGCGGGTTCCATGATGCCCCCATAGCTGCGATCGCAGCCAGGGCCAATGTGGGGGCCGGGACCATCTACCGCTATTTTGCCAATAAGGATATATTGATCAACGAGATCTACCTGGAGATCGAAGAACGGCTCATGGCCCATGTCCTTGCAGGGTACCGGCCCGAGCGCCCCATCAGGGAGCGTTTCCTGCACCTCGGGGGGGGCGTGCTCTCCTATTTCATCCATCATCCGGTGGAATTTCACTATTTCGAACAGTTTCACATCTCTCCCTACGGCGGTGCATTCCGCAGGGAGCGGCTTTTGGAGCGGCCTGAGCATCACGATGTCTTCGTGGCCCTCTTTCGGGAGGGGGCGGAGCAGCAGGTCGTGAAGAAGCTCCCGCTGATGATGCTCGTTTCCCTGCTGTTCGGACCGTTGTTCACCGTTGCCCGGGATCATATCCTGGGTTTTGTCCCCCTGGACGATCACCTCGTGGAAACTGTGATTGCCACCTGTTGGGATGCGATACGGCAGTGA